One region of Pogona vitticeps strain Pit_001003342236 chromosome 1, PviZW2.1, whole genome shotgun sequence genomic DNA includes:
- the RTRAF gene encoding RNA transcription, translation and transport factor protein: protein MFRRKLTALDYHNPTGFNCRDETEFRNFIVWLEDQKIRHYKIEDRGNLRNIHSATEWTKSFEKYLKDVNCPFTVQERQETIDWLLGLAVRLEYGDNADKYKDSTPEGAKNADNAAKSAEPLINLDVNNPDFKAGVMALANLLQIQRHDDYVVMLKAIRILVQERLSQEAVAKANQSKEGLPVALDKHILGFDTGDAVLNEAAQILRLLHIEELRELQTKINEAIVAVQAIIADPKTDHRLGKVGR, encoded by the exons ATGTTCCGACGAAAGCTGACGGCCCTCGACTACCACAACCCGACCGGGTTCAACTGCCGAG ATGAAACTGAATTCCGCAATTTCATAGTTTGGCTCGAAGACCAGAAGATCCGGCACTACAAAATTGAGGACCGGGGGAATTTAAGAAACATACACAGTGCTACAGAGTGGACAAAGTCATTTGAAAAG TACCTTAAAGATGTGAATTGTCCTTTCACCGTACAAGAACGGCAAGAGACCATTGACTGGCTTCTGGGATTGGCCGTTCGGCTTGAATATGGGGACAATG CTGACAAGTATAAGGACTCCACGCCCGAGGGAGCTAAAAATGCAGACAATGCCGCCAAGAGCGCAGAACCCCTGATAAATCTGGATG TGAACAACCCTGACTTTAAGGCCGGAGTAATGGCGTTGGCAAACCTCCTTCAAATCCAGCGTCATGACGACTATGTGGTGATGCTCAAG GCTATTCGCATCTTGGTTCAAGAGCGCTTGAGTCAGGAAGCCGTTGCAAAGGCAAATCAATCCAAAGAG GGTTTGCCGGTTGCCTTGGACAAGCACATTCTTGGCTTCGACACAGGAG atgccgTTCTCAATGAAGCCGCTCAGATCCTCCGCCTGCTGCATATAGAAGAACTCCGCGAACTGCAGACCAAGATCAACGAAGCCATTGTGGCGGTCCAGGCCATCATCGCGGATCCAAAAACTGACCACAGACTGGGGAAAGTCGGGAGATGA